From the Deltaproteobacteria bacterium genome, one window contains:
- a CDS encoding DUF3604 domain-containing protein encodes MRRPPRSFAFVAFSCLAMSVAAAAYADPPQQDWVRTESRADCASYDPLRTPFFGETHIHTSFSGDAAFVRVRTTPRDAYRFARGEQIALPPYDALDQPTRSAQLRRPLDFTAVTDHSEFLGEIRTCLTAGLPGYDDPICQDARAELASPPDGITAPIPAVVIAFQLTIQAANPMRLGLCGPGNVNCLTQAALVWQDELDAAEEFYDRTDACAFTTFPAYEWTNNLDGYNLHRNIIFRNAEVPALPTSYYEQPLVEGLWSVLETDCLDAAGNCDFVSIPHNSNVSGGLMFESKNGDGSPLTRADAERRAGHETLVEVFQHKGSSECQPSSSPNDELCGFEQLQRQQLFSSTLKDQPVPARNFVRNALMEGLRLQDVLGANPFALGFVGGTDGHSSLAGGVVEEDFGTTGHLGVRDGSAENILSKIAPGGIVTNGGGLTVLWAEENSRDALFAAMRRREAYATSGTRPIVRFFGGHPPKGACEDASFVEEGYTHGVPMGGEIGPALGRRSPRFAVMALRDPGGNGEPSTPLERVQIVKGWADADGQVHERVFEVAGDARGKAGVDLATCAPTGTGASSLCAVWQDPSFRPEERAFYYARVLENPVCRWSKRLCNALAVDCTDFASVPTIYRECCLGLADDTIQERAWTSPIYYQPERFGTKGQIRFGKAPASDRLRLELTIGRLPAALDVVANGLTVTVTDDDAVYAATLPAGAFATRSPGRNYLYDDPTGSVDGVKKARLRINKHGTATLTLDTVRLDLSNAGTTTHRVDVRLASGAYDQSDGRVWEGLRGKLKASR; translated from the coding sequence ATGCGTCGCCCCCCACGTTCGTTCGCCTTCGTGGCCTTCTCGTGTCTCGCGATGTCGGTCGCCGCCGCGGCCTACGCGGATCCGCCGCAGCAGGACTGGGTCCGCACCGAGAGCCGCGCCGACTGCGCAAGCTACGATCCCCTGCGGACCCCCTTCTTCGGCGAGACCCACATCCACACGAGCTTCTCGGGCGACGCGGCGTTCGTCCGGGTGCGCACGACGCCGCGCGACGCCTACCGCTTCGCGCGCGGCGAGCAGATCGCGCTCCCGCCCTACGACGCGCTGGACCAGCCGACGCGCTCCGCGCAGCTCCGCCGGCCGCTCGACTTCACCGCCGTCACCGATCACTCGGAGTTCCTCGGCGAGATCCGCACCTGCTTGACCGCGGGCCTGCCGGGCTACGACGACCCGATCTGCCAGGACGCCCGCGCCGAGCTCGCGAGCCCGCCCGACGGCATCACCGCGCCGATCCCGGCGGTCGTGATCGCGTTCCAGCTGACGATCCAGGCGGCGAACCCGATGCGGCTCGGCCTCTGCGGACCGGGCAACGTCAACTGTCTCACCCAGGCGGCGCTCGTGTGGCAGGACGAGCTCGACGCAGCCGAGGAGTTCTACGACCGCACCGACGCGTGCGCCTTCACGACCTTCCCGGCGTACGAGTGGACGAACAACCTCGACGGCTACAACCTGCACCGCAACATCATCTTCCGGAACGCCGAGGTGCCGGCGCTGCCCACGAGCTACTACGAGCAGCCCCTCGTCGAGGGCTTGTGGAGCGTCCTCGAAACCGACTGCCTCGACGCCGCGGGCAATTGCGACTTCGTCTCGATCCCGCACAACTCGAACGTGAGCGGCGGGCTGATGTTCGAGTCGAAGAACGGCGACGGCTCGCCGCTCACGCGCGCCGACGCCGAGCGGCGCGCCGGCCACGAGACGCTCGTCGAGGTCTTCCAGCACAAGGGCAGCTCGGAGTGCCAGCCCTCGAGTTCGCCGAACGACGAGCTCTGCGGGTTCGAGCAGCTGCAACGCCAGCAGCTCTTCTCCAGTACGCTCAAGGACCAGCCCGTGCCGGCGCGGAACTTCGTCCGGAACGCGCTCATGGAGGGCCTCCGCCTGCAGGACGTGCTCGGCGCCAACCCCTTCGCGCTCGGCTTCGTCGGCGGCACCGACGGCCACTCGAGCCTCGCCGGCGGTGTCGTCGAAGAGGACTTCGGCACGACCGGACACCTCGGCGTGCGCGACGGCAGCGCCGAGAACATCCTCTCGAAGATCGCGCCCGGCGGCATCGTCACCAACGGCGGCGGCCTCACCGTCCTGTGGGCGGAGGAGAACTCGCGCGACGCGCTCTTCGCGGCCATGCGGCGCCGTGAGGCGTACGCGACGAGCGGCACGCGGCCGATCGTCCGCTTCTTCGGCGGGCATCCCCCGAAGGGCGCGTGCGAGGACGCGAGCTTCGTCGAGGAGGGCTACACGCACGGCGTGCCGATGGGCGGCGAGATCGGACCCGCGCTCGGGCGGCGGAGCCCGCGCTTCGCGGTCATGGCGCTGCGGGATCCCGGCGGCAACGGCGAGCCGAGCACCCCCCTCGAGCGCGTCCAGATCGTGAAGGGCTGGGCCGACGCGGACGGTCAGGTCCACGAGCGCGTCTTCGAGGTCGCGGGCGACGCCCGCGGCAAGGCGGGCGTCGATCTCGCCACCTGCGCGCCGACGGGGACGGGCGCGTCGTCGCTCTGCGCCGTCTGGCAGGATCCCTCGTTCCGTCCCGAGGAGCGCGCCTTCTACTACGCCCGCGTGCTCGAGAACCCGGTCTGCCGGTGGAGCAAGCGGCTCTGCAACGCGCTCGCCGTCGACTGCACCGACTTCGCGTCGGTGCCGACGATCTACCGCGAGTGCTGCCTCGGCCTCGCCGACGACACGATCCAGGAGCGCGCCTGGACCTCGCCGATCTACTACCAGCCGGAGCGGTTCGGCACGAAGGGCCAGATCCGCTTCGGGAAGGCGCCGGCGAGCGACCGGCTGCGCCTCGAGCTCACCATCGGCCGGCTGCCCGCCGCGCTCGACGTCGTCGCGAACGGCCTCACGGTGACCGTGACGGACGACGACGCCGTCTACGCCGCGACGCTTCCGGCGGGCGCGTTCGCCACGCGCAGCCCGGGCCGGAACTACCTCTACGACGACCCGACCGGCAGCGTCGACGGCGTCAAGAAGGCGCGGCTCCGGATCAACAAGCACGGCACCGCGACGTTGACGCTCGACACCGTGCGCCTGGACCTTTCGAACGCCGGGACGACGACGCACCGGGTGGACGTCCGGCTCGCGAGCGGCGCCTACGACCAGAGCGACGGCCGCGTCTGGGAGGGGCTCCGCGGGAAGCTGAAAGCCTCGCGTTAG